From Akkermansiaceae bacterium, one genomic window encodes:
- a CDS encoding DEAD/DEAH box helicase, which produces MNPDRATLNFLNSFPEEARKRGEMLQKDGAVTQIFGNHLFIQGRVEDETGTFRTSLRLQGNRWFGSCTAEDDIVSGACQYATMMERMHRGEDLPESPNEFDDTPILDIIEEKLGRELDDKEADFVTKIEKRYRRYVIEGELHDHDMVRITPRWEITTYEPLELWPMPPGDILEFWNYIAYAFYKKKLPYPEFMSVITDLGHVQKKMADWEQEREVAAWYDRIEQVNERPPQEAPLDVEFRLVATINEARLEVREKKANVWVQLREKNEIEHYVSLHHEAALLMDSSSQTLWEHFLSYVRKLGDTTLDFDQEEACRFMNRIFRQPALKGYIVNLDDKDFKVVTEALKWVCEDDPYDPKSFALQLVTAAGENVSHSVRLLPGRKELYQSDETVFPGPPRWLEETEVMPRYLIPKRVIDSLEGVEFLRKIGASLPESLVKRVVDLELKPRFEMKLVAGLTAAETEHLVIDVQAIESKGRRTERLTKEGWELVEQQPLKGKQLLRFAREDLYPVPSILDEMGLTYDEKLLSFKSRITKQFPEKFAEWIKAMPENVDLDIDLRLRSILADPVTAAVRFEVVGQDIDWFDLRIVIDVQGVNLSKAQIRQLVAARGGYVRMEDGSWMRLEIKLDADQREAVTRLGLDPFDLSGETHRMHALQLADPKAAEVFDPKAWERIKNRAGDIQLEVNPDVPDGLNATLRPYQIDGFKFLAYLATNNFGGILADDMGLGKTIQSLTYLLWLFEENVRQKGMKKPALVVCPKSVLDVWHSEAGKFTPQLRVKILKNREDIDVNEIQNEIDILVLNYAQLRVCGDLLNEVKWLTTILDEGQQIKNPDSKAAKAARELDSQNRLVLTGTPIENRLLDMWSLMAFAMPGVLGSRAYFKKRFDKRKDPLSQTRLASRLRPFLLRRTKLQVAQDLPPRTEEEVYSKMENVQLELYKAELKRIQKALLGLDSDEAVKKNSFAILQGLMRLRQICCHPGLIDPKYLKEESAKMESLFYLLDQLHEEGHKVLVFSQFVSMLDLIKARLELEGRPYHYLTGQTKDRKGEIERFQTTKDPSVFMLSLKAGGAGLNLTSASYVILYDPWWNPAVENQAIDRTHRIGQKNKVIAYRLLTRDTVEEKIRILQHQKTQLVTNVLGDEGFASNLGLDDLQFILNHSIDDEEDTKK; this is translated from the coding sequence ATGAATCCAGACAGAGCCACACTGAACTTCCTGAACAGCTTCCCCGAGGAGGCCCGCAAACGCGGTGAAATGCTTCAAAAGGACGGTGCCGTCACCCAAATTTTCGGAAATCACCTTTTCATCCAGGGCCGCGTCGAAGACGAAACCGGCACCTTCCGCACCAGCCTCCGCCTCCAGGGTAACCGTTGGTTCGGGTCCTGTACCGCGGAAGATGACATCGTCTCCGGTGCCTGCCAGTACGCCACCATGATGGAGCGGATGCACCGCGGCGAAGACCTGCCGGAATCCCCCAACGAGTTCGACGATACCCCCATCCTCGACATCATCGAGGAGAAGCTCGGCCGCGAGCTGGATGACAAGGAGGCGGACTTCGTCACCAAGATCGAGAAACGCTACCGGCGCTATGTGATCGAAGGCGAGCTGCACGACCACGACATGGTCCGCATCACCCCGCGCTGGGAGATCACCACCTACGAGCCGCTGGAACTGTGGCCGATGCCGCCCGGCGACATCCTGGAGTTCTGGAACTACATCGCCTACGCCTTCTACAAGAAGAAGCTCCCCTACCCGGAGTTCATGAGCGTGATCACCGACCTCGGCCACGTTCAGAAGAAAATGGCGGACTGGGAACAGGAGCGCGAAGTCGCCGCCTGGTATGACCGCATCGAACAGGTCAACGAGCGTCCGCCGCAGGAAGCCCCGCTGGATGTCGAGTTCCGGCTGGTGGCCACCATCAACGAAGCCCGCCTGGAAGTCCGCGAGAAGAAGGCGAACGTATGGGTCCAGCTCCGCGAGAAAAACGAGATCGAGCACTACGTCTCCCTCCACCATGAAGCGGCGCTCCTCATGGACTCCTCCAGCCAGACGCTGTGGGAGCATTTCCTTTCCTACGTCCGCAAGCTGGGCGACACCACGCTCGACTTCGACCAGGAGGAAGCCTGCCGGTTCATGAACCGGATCTTCCGCCAGCCCGCGCTGAAGGGCTACATCGTCAACCTCGACGACAAGGATTTCAAGGTCGTCACCGAAGCGCTCAAGTGGGTCTGCGAGGACGATCCCTACGATCCGAAATCCTTCGCCCTCCAACTGGTCACCGCCGCCGGGGAGAATGTCTCCCACTCCGTCCGCCTGCTGCCGGGACGCAAGGAACTCTATCAGTCCGATGAAACCGTCTTCCCCGGCCCGCCACGCTGGCTGGAGGAAACGGAAGTCATGCCCCGCTACCTCATCCCCAAGCGGGTGATCGACTCGCTGGAAGGCGTGGAGTTCCTCCGCAAGATCGGTGCCTCCCTTCCGGAGTCCCTCGTCAAGCGCGTGGTGGACCTGGAGCTGAAGCCACGCTTCGAGATGAAGCTGGTCGCCGGCCTGACCGCAGCGGAGACCGAGCACCTCGTCATCGACGTGCAGGCCATCGAGTCGAAAGGCCGCCGCACCGAACGCCTGACGAAGGAAGGCTGGGAGCTGGTCGAGCAACAGCCGCTCAAAGGCAAGCAGCTCCTGCGCTTCGCCCGCGAAGACCTTTATCCGGTGCCGTCCATCCTCGACGAGATGGGCCTCACCTACGATGAGAAGCTGCTTTCCTTCAAATCCCGCATCACGAAGCAGTTCCCGGAGAAATTTGCCGAATGGATCAAGGCGATGCCGGAGAATGTCGATCTCGACATCGACCTCCGCCTGAGGTCCATCCTCGCGGACCCGGTCACCGCCGCGGTGCGGTTCGAGGTCGTCGGCCAGGACATCGACTGGTTCGACCTGCGCATCGTCATCGACGTCCAGGGCGTCAATCTTTCCAAGGCGCAGATCCGCCAGCTCGTCGCCGCCCGCGGAGGCTACGTCCGCATGGAGGACGGCTCGTGGATGCGCCTCGAAATCAAGCTGGACGCGGACCAACGCGAGGCGGTCACCCGCCTGGGCCTCGACCCGTTCGACCTTTCCGGGGAAACCCACCGCATGCACGCCCTGCAGCTCGCCGATCCGAAAGCGGCCGAGGTCTTCGACCCGAAGGCATGGGAGCGCATCAAGAACCGCGCCGGCGACATCCAGCTCGAGGTCAACCCGGACGTACCAGATGGCCTCAACGCCACCCTGCGCCCCTATCAGATCGACGGGTTCAAGTTCCTCGCTTATCTCGCGACGAACAACTTCGGCGGCATCCTCGCGGATGACATGGGTCTCGGCAAAACCATCCAGTCCCTCACCTACCTGCTCTGGCTGTTCGAGGAAAATGTCCGCCAGAAGGGCATGAAGAAACCCGCCCTGGTGGTCTGTCCCAAGTCCGTTCTGGACGTCTGGCACAGCGAGGCCGGGAAATTCACCCCTCAGCTCCGCGTCAAGATCCTCAAGAACCGCGAGGACATCGACGTCAACGAGATCCAGAACGAGATCGACATCCTCGTCCTCAACTACGCCCAGCTCCGTGTCTGCGGTGATCTGCTGAACGAAGTGAAGTGGCTCACCACCATCCTCGACGAAGGCCAGCAGATCAAGAACCCGGACTCCAAGGCGGCGAAAGCCGCACGGGAACTGGATTCCCAGAACCGCCTCGTCCTCACCGGAACGCCCATCGAGAACCGCCTGCTGGACATGTGGTCGCTCATGGCCTTCGCCATGCCGGGCGTCCTCGGCTCCCGGGCCTACTTCAAGAAACGGTTCGACAAACGGAAGGATCCCCTTTCCCAGACCCGCCTCGCTTCCCGCCTCCGACCGTTCCTTCTCCGCCGGACGAAGCTCCAGGTGGCACAGGATCTCCCGCCGCGGACCGAGGAAGAGGTCTATTCCAAGATGGAGAACGTCCAGCTCGAACTCTACAAGGCGGAGCTCAAGCGGATCCAGAAAGCCCTTCTGGGACTCGACTCCGATGAAGCGGTGAAGAAGAACTCCTTCGCGATCCTGCAAGGCCTCATGCGCCTCCGCCAGATCTGCTGTCACCCGGGCCTCATCGATCCGAAGTACCTCAAGGAGGAATCCGCGAAGATGGAATCCCTCTTCTATCTCCTGGACCAGCTCCACGAGGAAGGCCACAAAGTGCTCGTCTTCTCCCAGTTCGTCTCGATGCTGGACCTCATCAAGGCCCGCCTCGAACTGGAAGGCCGCCCCTACCACTACCTCACCGGCCAGACCAAGGACCGGAAGGGCGAGATCGAACGCTTCCAGACGACCAAGGATCCATCCGTCTTCATGCTTTCCCTGAAAGCCGGTGGCGCCGGACTGAACCTGACCTCCGCATCCTACGTCATCCTCTATGACCCATGGTGGAACCCGGCGGTGGAGAACCAGGCCATCGACCGTACGCACCGGATCGGCCAGAAGAACAAGGTCATCGCCTACCGCCTGCTCACCCGCGACACGGTGGAGGAGAAGATCCGCATCCTCCAGCACCAGAAGACCCAGCTCGTCACCAACGTGCTCGGCGACGAAGGCTTCGCCTCCAACCTCGGCCTCGACGACCTGCAGTTCATCCTGAACCACAGCATCGACGACGAAGAGGACACCAAGAAATAA
- a CDS encoding metal ABC transporter permease, with product MNLSFWTDPWQSPTILWLAVTAAFTAIACGLPGAFLVLRRMSLTGDAISHSVLPGIVIGFLVSGTLDSPWIILGAAFSGWLTVMVIEFFHRKAGVREDAATGVVFTAMFSIGVLLLRQFAGKVDLDPDCVLFGNLETAIHGETTRFLNLDVPNITLTSGAAAAGAILFITLLYHRLLATSFDPVLSKLTDQAPARSQSMLLGATAAVVVAAFQTVGAVMSVALLVLPAASALLVSKRLPGVLTGVILHAVLSSIGGIYLATWANCNLGAAIILTGGVLFIGSFFRFKLRF from the coding sequence ATGAACCTGTCTTTCTGGACCGACCCGTGGCAGTCCCCGACCATCCTCTGGTTGGCCGTCACCGCCGCCTTCACCGCCATCGCCTGCGGCCTGCCCGGTGCCTTCCTGGTCCTGCGGAGGATGTCCCTGACCGGGGATGCCATCAGCCACAGCGTGCTGCCGGGCATCGTCATCGGCTTCCTGGTGTCCGGCACGCTGGACTCCCCGTGGATCATCCTCGGCGCGGCGTTCTCCGGCTGGCTCACGGTGATGGTGATCGAGTTTTTCCACCGCAAGGCGGGGGTCCGCGAGGACGCCGCCACCGGGGTGGTGTTCACCGCCATGTTCTCCATCGGCGTGCTGCTGCTCCGCCAATTTGCGGGAAAGGTGGATCTGGATCCGGACTGCGTGCTTTTCGGAAACCTGGAAACCGCCATTCACGGGGAGACCACACGGTTTCTCAATCTGGACGTCCCCAATATCACGCTGACATCGGGAGCCGCCGCCGCGGGAGCCATCCTTTTCATCACCCTGCTCTACCACCGCCTGCTGGCGACTTCGTTCGATCCGGTGCTTTCAAAGCTGACCGACCAGGCCCCGGCCCGGTCCCAGTCGATGCTCCTCGGTGCCACCGCCGCCGTGGTGGTGGCCGCTTTCCAGACGGTCGGAGCGGTCATGTCGGTCGCCCTGCTGGTGCTGCCCGCCGCCTCCGCGCTGCTGGTGTCCAAGCGTCTGCCGGGCGTCCTCACCGGGGTGATCCTCCACGCCGTGCTCTCCTCCATCGGTGGCATCTATCTGGCCACCTGGGCCAACTGCAACCTCGGCGCGGCGATCATCCTAACAGGAGGAGTGCTTTTCATCGGCTCATTTTTCCGTTTCAAGCTTCGGTTCTGA
- a CDS encoding metal ABC transporter permease, translating to MAFTVAAISSAVIAALLLGVVSGLLGTFVVVRRMALTGDMISHAVLPGIVAGLAWSTTRNPLVVLGCAVAAGVIGTLTLTAILRHTKLKGDAALALVLSVFFAFGIAMISKLQPAGVQAFLYGQVAAIDRNDLILLTVVTLFTAVLLPLLFRVLGIVSFDPAFSRLMGLPVKWIEIGFFLLLTIVIVIAMQAVGVVLVTAMLVTPAAAARFCTASLPRTALLSCIFGAAGGVSGVTISAQGGGLPTGPLMALSVTAIFLGATLFGKRSGWVPTLLRRRRERIRIVGEDMLKRLWQREEVVGKDVALPTAEFRQAIPGNVAAALRKLTSSGWVEVSEYKVSLTRSGRKFAASLVRAHRLWERYLTERASYKPDHVHESAERAEHWLDEEGRRRLEERLGRQELDPHGSRIPAEDDGKEARP from the coding sequence ATGGCGTTCACGGTCGCGGCGATCTCCTCGGCGGTGATCGCCGCCCTGCTGCTGGGCGTGGTTTCCGGACTACTCGGGACCTTTGTGGTCGTGCGCCGGATGGCGCTGACGGGAGACATGATCTCGCACGCCGTGCTGCCGGGCATCGTCGCCGGTCTGGCATGGAGCACCACGAGGAATCCGCTGGTTGTCCTCGGTTGTGCCGTCGCGGCCGGTGTCATCGGCACGCTGACGCTGACCGCCATCCTCCGCCACACGAAGCTGAAGGGTGATGCCGCGCTGGCACTGGTGTTGTCGGTGTTCTTCGCCTTCGGCATCGCAATGATCTCCAAGCTGCAGCCCGCCGGGGTGCAGGCATTCCTCTATGGACAGGTGGCGGCGATCGACCGCAACGACCTGATCCTGCTGACCGTGGTCACGCTGTTCACGGCGGTCCTGCTGCCACTCCTGTTCCGGGTGCTGGGCATCGTTTCGTTCGATCCGGCCTTCTCCCGTCTGATGGGGCTGCCGGTGAAATGGATCGAGATCGGGTTTTTCCTGTTGCTGACCATCGTCATCGTCATCGCCATGCAGGCGGTGGGCGTGGTGCTGGTGACGGCCATGCTGGTCACCCCTGCGGCGGCGGCGCGGTTCTGCACGGCCTCCCTCCCACGGACCGCGCTGCTTTCCTGCATCTTCGGAGCGGCGGGCGGTGTGTCCGGCGTCACGATTTCCGCCCAAGGCGGCGGCCTGCCGACCGGCCCGCTGATGGCGCTGTCCGTGACCGCGATCTTTCTCGGTGCCACCCTTTTCGGCAAACGCTCCGGATGGGTGCCCACCCTGCTGCGCAGGCGCCGGGAGCGCATCCGCATCGTGGGTGAGGATATGCTGAAACGCCTGTGGCAGCGGGAGGAAGTGGTGGGCAAGGATGTCGCGCTGCCCACAGCCGAGTTCCGCCAGGCGATCCCGGGAAATGTCGCGGCCGCCCTCCGCAAGCTCACCTCCTCGGGATGGGTGGAGGTCAGCGAATACAAGGTATCCCTCACCCGGTCCGGCCGGAAGTTCGCCGCCAGCCTGGTGCGCGCCCACCGCCTGTGGGAGCGCTATCTGACGGAGCGGGCATCCTACAAGCCGGACCACGTCCACGAATCCGCCGAGCGGGCGGAACACTGGCTGGATGAGGAAGGCCGCCGCCGGCTGGAGGAACGGCTCGGGCGGCAGGAGCTGGACCCGCACGGCAGCCGCATCCCTGCGGAAGATGACGGAAAGGAGGCGCGACCATGA
- a CDS encoding metal ABC transporter ATP-binding protein produces the protein MKSNPALETHDLSVSYRGKPVLHGVDVEIPYGSLTGIMGPNGAGKSTLLKAIMDVVKPDTGWVKLLGKPLDQVLGRIGYVPQRESVDWDFPVTVADVALMGTYAKLGWFGRPGKAEKARAREALEQTGIADLAGRQIGELSGGQQQRTFLARALAQQAEIYLMDEPFAGVDIATERTIVSLLHGLRDEGKTVIVVHHDLQTAERYFDRLLLLNGHVVAHGPTTEVFVPEILNQTYGGKLTMLSEISNRAARGEGGKAP, from the coding sequence ATGAAAAGCAATCCGGCCCTGGAAACCCACGACCTGTCCGTCTCCTACCGGGGGAAGCCCGTGCTGCATGGTGTGGACGTGGAGATCCCCTATGGTTCTCTGACCGGTATCATGGGTCCCAACGGGGCCGGAAAGTCCACCCTGCTGAAGGCCATCATGGATGTGGTGAAGCCGGACACCGGGTGGGTGAAACTGCTGGGCAAGCCGCTGGACCAGGTGCTGGGCCGTATCGGCTACGTGCCGCAGCGGGAGTCGGTGGATTGGGATTTCCCGGTGACCGTGGCGGATGTGGCGCTGATGGGGACGTATGCGAAGCTCGGCTGGTTCGGACGACCCGGAAAGGCGGAGAAGGCGCGGGCACGGGAGGCGCTGGAGCAGACCGGCATCGCGGACCTCGCGGGACGCCAGATCGGCGAACTCAGCGGCGGCCAGCAGCAGCGGACCTTCCTTGCACGGGCGCTCGCCCAGCAGGCGGAGATCTATCTGATGGATGAACCGTTCGCCGGAGTGGACATCGCCACGGAGCGCACCATCGTCTCGCTGCTCCATGGACTCCGGGATGAGGGAAAGACGGTCATCGTCGTCCACCATGACCTCCAGACGGCGGAGCGTTATTTCGACCGGCTTCTGCTGCTCAACGGCCATGTGGTCGCCCATGGTCCGACGACAGAGGTCTTCGTGCCGGAGATCCTCAACCAGACCTACGGCGGAAAGCTGACGATGCTCAGTGAGATTTCCAACCGCGCCGCACGCGGAGAAGGAGGCAAGGCTCCATGA
- a CDS encoding transporter, with amino-acid sequence MKPLFLFPLLLPTLHAAEFQRELSADRPDTTESPITVEAGRFQVESSVWAFGKDGSDETWTLGEMNLKAGLTASSDLQLVLRPWIHEQADGETSEGFGDIELRLKHNLWGNDGGKTAGALMPYVSIPSQTAVSSGEWEGGVIFPVSIELTERLGLGFQVEAARVWEGDSGEYEWDFLHSAVLGVSLTEKLGLFIEYVGVAGDGDYEATGNVGLTWASTENLQWDIAVGVGLNDAAEDFSVAQGVTFRF; translated from the coding sequence ATGAAACCACTGTTCCTTTTCCCTCTCCTTCTCCCTACCCTCCACGCCGCGGAGTTCCAGCGCGAACTCTCCGCCGACCGGCCGGACACCACGGAAAGCCCGATCACCGTGGAGGCCGGAAGGTTCCAGGTGGAGTCCAGCGTGTGGGCCTTCGGCAAGGATGGCTCCGACGAAACATGGACGCTCGGCGAGATGAACCTCAAGGCGGGCCTGACCGCTTCGAGCGACCTCCAGCTTGTCCTGCGTCCATGGATCCACGAGCAGGCCGATGGTGAAACGAGCGAAGGCTTCGGCGACATCGAACTGCGGCTGAAACACAACCTCTGGGGAAATGACGGAGGCAAAACCGCCGGTGCGCTGATGCCCTATGTTTCCATCCCCTCCCAGACCGCCGTCAGCAGCGGCGAGTGGGAAGGCGGAGTGATCTTCCCCGTCTCCATCGAGCTGACGGAACGGCTCGGCCTTGGCTTCCAGGTCGAGGCGGCGCGGGTATGGGAAGGCGACAGCGGCGAATACGAGTGGGATTTCCTCCACTCCGCCGTGCTGGGCGTCTCCCTCACGGAAAAGCTGGGCCTGTTCATCGAGTATGTGGGGGTTGCGGGTGACGGTGACTATGAAGCCACCGGGAACGTGGGACTCACCTGGGCATCCACGGAAAACCTCCAATGGGATATTGCCGTCGGAGTCGGCCTGAACGATGCTGCGGAGGACTTCTCCGTCGCCCAAGGCGTCACCTTCCGTTTCTGA
- a CDS encoding zinc ABC transporter substrate-binding protein, with the protein MAGALLAVSCTKSETARSGKPVVAATTTMVADLAKVIGGDRVEVRGLMGPGVDPHNYVPKLADTNLLEKADVVLYGGLHLEGRFQTTLEAMAKRGRNVVAVTDGIDPASLLSPQEDFEGTKDPHVWGDPLLWKQTVDTAVAAITKADPDGAAAYQANGEAYKKQLDELSAWAKEKISTIPREKRILVTSHDAFFYFGRAFGFEVRGLQGVSTTAEAGLKDRSKLVEYLRSQGVKTVFAETSINEKGISAVAAEAGVAVSDQPLFSDALGAPGDTATVDGETYDKGTYIGMVKHNINSVVKGLK; encoded by the coding sequence ATGGCCGGCGCTCTGCTGGCTGTCTCCTGCACGAAGTCGGAAACCGCCAGGAGCGGAAAGCCGGTGGTCGCGGCGACCACCACCATGGTCGCGGACCTGGCGAAGGTCATCGGAGGCGACCGCGTCGAGGTGCGCGGGCTGATGGGACCGGGTGTGGATCCCCACAACTATGTGCCGAAGCTGGCCGACACGAACCTGCTGGAGAAGGCGGACGTCGTGCTCTATGGCGGCCTGCACCTGGAAGGCCGCTTCCAGACCACGCTGGAGGCGATGGCAAAGCGCGGCCGAAATGTGGTCGCGGTGACCGATGGGATCGATCCGGCCAGCCTGCTTTCCCCGCAGGAAGACTTCGAGGGAACAAAGGACCCGCACGTTTGGGGTGATCCCCTGCTGTGGAAACAGACGGTCGATACCGCTGTGGCCGCGATCACCAAGGCGGACCCGGATGGCGCGGCGGCCTATCAGGCGAACGGTGAAGCTTACAAAAAGCAGCTCGACGAGCTGTCCGCATGGGCAAAGGAGAAGATCTCCACGATCCCCCGGGAAAAGCGGATCCTGGTGACGAGCCATGACGCTTTCTTCTACTTCGGCCGCGCGTTCGGCTTCGAGGTGCGGGGACTCCAAGGCGTCTCCACCACCGCAGAGGCGGGCCTGAAAGACCGCAGCAAACTGGTGGAATACCTGCGCAGCCAGGGAGTGAAGACCGTGTTCGCGGAAACCTCCATCAATGAGAAAGGCATCTCCGCCGTCGCCGCAGAGGCCGGTGTGGCAGTGTCCGACCAACCCCTGTTTTCCGACGCGCTGGGCGCGCCGGGTGACACGGCAACCGTGGACGGTGAGACCTACGACAAGGGCACCTACATCGGCATGGTGAAGCACAACATCAACTCCGTCGTGAAGGGCCTGAAATGA
- a CDS encoding TonB-dependent receptor: MSRRNTPIILCASLAQSLHVNALPEIEVTAQRATTSDSSYSHTIQKEDLDAAATASPNFLDLLPAVPNAYVSGDFSLGFTLRGLGQESMFSTVGTSSNPLITATRDGIPLSYHVLTYLPPLVTDLDGMEIANGPQIVTPGASSLGGALRFTSPLPEFSFAGKAALSAGDYGFRRAYLSQNLVILPDELTLRFSSHWEESDGHLENITYGNHQFAATERQRHTATLLWKPRFGGGDSVVLNAGYDGSRGNSLGNTLRVAGLIGNELDGKTARNTEPSFPADHWFGSLKGNFSLGNDLTLTSLSTVQRFDLGRLLDLDSSPFLNWFAKGYNDEFRVTQDVLLERQGETLDWKLGAYFESSRYETGNAGVGIFPLPGGSPFDITLDEDVTKYAVFGSLNWKLSPAWRISGGLRALHERRDVDASTRFLFPARFADDRTSDSAILPELGIHWTGHEQVEAGLRVSRGHRAGGVAYAATLAIARPYDEESSWDAELYVDYKPRTDLAVSFNVFASAIEDQQVPFAAAGGVAVLDQLIANSSSSRRYGAEIESRWKMSECFTGHAGLGWLHTEYRDLQLQGADFSGSKFSNAPELTASVGLAFQHPSGWFASSRFTWADTSFTTVQDAAVTSVETRKLLSVRLGYAWENVSVHVFGNNLLDDRYAKARMVGLVVPSMNADIGAPRVLGIGCEVKW; this comes from the coding sequence ATGAGCCGTCGGAACACTCCTATCATCCTCTGTGCGTCCCTCGCCCAGAGCCTGCATGTGAATGCACTTCCCGAGATCGAAGTCACCGCGCAACGCGCCACGACTTCGGACTCCTCCTACTCGCACACCATCCAGAAAGAGGATCTCGATGCGGCGGCCACGGCCAGCCCCAACTTCCTCGACCTGTTGCCTGCCGTTCCGAATGCCTATGTGTCCGGGGATTTTTCGCTGGGCTTCACCCTGCGTGGCCTGGGCCAGGAAAGCATGTTCTCCACGGTGGGTACCAGCTCGAACCCGCTGATCACGGCCACCCGCGATGGCATCCCGCTTTCCTACCATGTCCTCACCTACCTCCCGCCGCTGGTGACGGATCTGGATGGGATGGAGATCGCCAATGGTCCCCAGATCGTCACTCCCGGCGCGTCGTCGCTGGGCGGTGCGCTCCGTTTCACCTCCCCGCTCCCGGAGTTCTCCTTCGCGGGGAAGGCGGCCCTCAGTGCGGGTGACTATGGCTTCCGCCGCGCCTATCTGTCGCAGAACCTGGTGATCCTCCCGGATGAGCTGACCCTCCGTTTTTCCTCCCACTGGGAGGAGTCCGACGGCCACCTGGAGAACATCACCTATGGTAACCACCAGTTCGCCGCCACCGAACGCCAGCGGCATACCGCCACCCTGCTGTGGAAACCCAGGTTCGGCGGAGGGGACTCCGTCGTTCTGAATGCTGGGTATGATGGCTCGCGGGGAAACTCCCTGGGCAACACACTCCGGGTGGCGGGCCTGATCGGCAATGAGCTGGATGGCAAGACGGCACGGAATACGGAACCCTCCTTTCCGGCGGACCATTGGTTCGGCTCGCTCAAGGGCAATTTCTCGCTGGGCAACGATCTGACGCTGACCTCCCTGAGCACGGTCCAGAGGTTCGACCTCGGCAGGCTGCTGGACCTGGACTCCTCCCCTTTCCTCAACTGGTTCGCGAAAGGCTACAACGATGAATTCCGCGTCACCCAGGACGTCCTGCTTGAGAGGCAGGGTGAGACACTGGACTGGAAGCTGGGGGCCTACTTCGAATCGAGCCGCTATGAAACCGGCAACGCGGGCGTGGGCATCTTCCCCCTCCCCGGCGGCAGCCCGTTCGACATCACACTGGATGAGGATGTCACGAAGTATGCCGTGTTCGGCAGCCTCAACTGGAAGCTTTCCCCCGCATGGAGGATCAGCGGCGGATTGAGAGCCCTGCATGAGCGGAGGGATGTGGACGCCTCCACACGGTTCCTTTTCCCCGCGCGCTTCGCGGATGACAGGACGAGCGACAGCGCCATCCTGCCGGAACTCGGCATCCACTGGACGGGGCACGAACAGGTGGAAGCCGGACTCCGGGTGAGCCGCGGTCACCGTGCGGGCGGCGTCGCCTATGCGGCGACCCTCGCGATCGCCCGTCCTTATGATGAGGAATCAAGCTGGGACGCGGAGCTTTACGTGGACTACAAGCCACGGACGGATCTGGCCGTGTCGTTCAATGTGTTCGCATCGGCGATCGAGGACCAGCAGGTGCCATTCGCGGCTGCCGGAGGGGTCGCGGTCCTGGATCAGCTCATCGCGAACTCATCCAGTTCCCGACGTTACGGGGCGGAGATCGAGTCACGCTGGAAGATGTCCGAATGCTTCACCGGCCATGCCGGGCTGGGATGGCTGCACACGGAATACCGGGATCTGCAGCTTCAGGGAGCCGACTTTTCCGGAAGCAAGTTCTCCAACGCACCGGAGCTGACCGCGAGTGTGGGGTTGGCCTTCCAACATCCCAGCGGGTGGTTCGCATCCTCACGCTTCACCTGGGCGGACACCAGCTTCACCACGGTGCAGGACGCCGCGGTGACCAGCGTGGAAACGCGCAAGCTCCTCTCCGTCCGCCTCGGCTACGCGTGGGAGAACGTCAGTGTCCATGTGTTCGGCAACAACCTGCTGGACGACCGCTACGCCAAGGCACGGATGGTCGGGCTGGTGGTGCCGTCCATGAACGCGGACATCGGCGCACCGCGCGTGCTGGGCATCGGCTGCGAGGTGAAGTGGTGA
- a CDS encoding DUF3592 domain-containing protein, producing the protein MSASAKPSTAARLYLAAIGLSLALMGGVFFWLMWRSFDRARHMQSWPEVRCVIIESKAEERRIDPNSPAEYRVNVTYGYEFNGQARTGDHMTWRGNPWTSKPDVIQERLDAFKEGTSTTCRVDPQNPDFSVLKPDTKAPGYSIWFPALFVAGGLGITVRAFTAGRKPPESA; encoded by the coding sequence ATGTCCGCCTCCGCGAAACCTTCCACCGCCGCCCGTCTCTATCTCGCCGCGATCGGCCTGAGCCTCGCCCTCATGGGCGGCGTCTTTTTCTGGCTCATGTGGCGCAGCTTTGACCGTGCCCGCCACATGCAATCATGGCCGGAAGTGCGGTGCGTGATCATCGAGTCCAAAGCCGAAGAACGCAGGATCGATCCGAACTCGCCCGCGGAATACCGGGTCAACGTGACCTACGGCTACGAGTTCAACGGCCAGGCGCGGACGGGTGACCACATGACCTGGCGCGGCAATCCGTGGACGTCGAAGCCCGATGTGATCCAGGAGCGTCTGGACGCCTTCAAGGAAGGCACCAGCACCACCTGCCGGGTCGATCCGCAGAACCCGGATTTCTCGGTTCTCAAGCCGGACACGAAGGCCCCCGGCTACTCCATCTGGTTCCCCGCCCTTTTCGTGGCCGGCGGACTCGGCATCACCGTGCGGGCCTTCACGGCAGGCAGGAAGCCGCCGGAAAGCGCATGA